The stretch of DNA TCACGAGCAGGAGGCAGCCGCCGGTGAGCAGCGCCAGCACGAGTCCGGGCACGTCCCACCCACGGTCGGCGCGCGGGGGCCGGTGGCGCAGCAGGGCGGCCGCGATCACCAGCCCGACGGCGGCGTTGACCCAGAAGATGTCGTGCCACGTGCCGAAGGCCAGGATCGCGGCGCCCCACAGGGGCCCCACGACGCTGCCGAGCTCCTGCACGGCGCCGACGATGCCCAGCGGCAGGCCGCGGCGCTCAGCCGGCCACGTGTCGGCGATGAGGGCCAGCGTCGGGGGGATCAGCCCGCCGCCGCCGATGCCCTGGATGAACCGGCCCAGCACGATCGAGGTCAGGTCGTCCCCCGCCGCCGTGATGACCGAGCCGATCGCGAAGACGACGAGGCAGCCGATCAGCACGGGGACCCGACCGCGCAGGTCGGAGACCCGCCCGATCAACGGCAGCACCGCGACGTAGCCCAGCAGGAACCCCGAGATGATGGGCGCCGCGCGCTGGAGGTCGGCGACCGTCAGCCCGGCCGCGGTCATCATGTCGGGCAGGGCCAGCACGACGACGTAGGTGTCGGCCGCGGCGAAGCCGATCGCCACGGCGGCGAGCGCGAGCAACCCGCGCGACGCGAGCTCCCTCATCGGCACGGGATCAGGGCGCCTCGATGCCGGCGGGCTCGTCGCGCGGTGAGAGCCGCAGCGTGTAGGTCACGTCCTCGCCGCCGTAGAACGGGCCCGAGATCTTCGCGTCGTGGAGCTCGTCGTCGTCGGTGAGGCGGTAGACGACGTCGAAGTCCTCGGTGGCGTCGGCCGTGGGGATGAGCTGGGCGATGCGGTCGCCCGGGAGCTCGCCGCTGATCTCGGTGAGCACGAGGTCGCCGTCGCGCGACTTGTCCTCGACCTCGGGCTCGGTGGTGGCCTTCAGCAGTGCGCCCAGGCCAGAGTCGGCGTCCGTGCCCACGAGCGCCGCCGGATCGGGGGCGCCGAGCGTGGCAGGGTCGAGCGGGGCCCACACGGGCGAGAAGCCGGTCTTGGCGTAGGTCGTGCCGTCGACGGAGATGACCTCGGCGGCCAGCGTCGCGCCGCCCGCGACGACCTTCACGTCGCCCTCGAAGGCCGGGGAGTGGTCGCCGACACCTTCGGCCGAGAGCAGCCCGCGCGTGCCGCTGGGCAGCTCCTTGGTGCTCAGGGAGATGTCGAACGACTCGGCCTCGGTGAGGGCCTCCGAGGCGGCGTCGAGCCTCTGGGCGGCGTCG from Aeromicrobium phoceense encodes:
- a CDS encoding LppX_LprAFG lipoprotein produces the protein MFSRLMTATVLSGALLLTACTGDDSDSGDAAQRLDAASEALTEAESFDISLSTKELPSGTRGLLSAEGVGDHSPAFEGDVKVVAGGATLAAEVISVDGTTYAKTGFSPVWAPLDPATLGAPDPAALVGTDADSGLGALLKATTEPEVEDKSRDGDLVLTEISGELPGDRIAQLIPTADATEDFDVVYRLTDDDELHDAKISGPFYGGEDVTYTLRLSPRDEPAGIEAP